The genomic window CGCCGCAACCTCGAAGAGCTTGGGCTTTTTAACTTCGTCACGACAACATACAAAGAAGAAAACCTCAGTGGTGGCGTCCTTCCGATGTCTGTCATCGTCGCGGAGAAACCCCACCGAAGGATAAGCTTTGGAGTGGGGTACAGCACGTACTACGAAGCCACTGCAGCGTTCCAATGGAAACACCGTAATCTCCATGGCCGTGGCGAAGCCCTTGCCTTCAGCGCCGATGTCAACAACAAGCAGCAAAAAGGCTCGCTGTCATACCGCATACCACATTTCCTTAAGAACAACCAAGACCTGCTTTCTGTCTTGACAGCATCACAAGAGTCTACCGACGGCTACGACGCCAGAACCATCACCATGAAGAGTTCTATAGAACGCAGGATAAACGAAAGGACTACGGTATCTTTCGGTGGCGGCATCGACTACGTCAATACGACGAAGTCCGACGACGACAGCCCATACCTCCTCGCCAATCTTCCATATAGCATCAAGTGGCACAACTACAAAGACTTCATGGATCCCTCCTCAGGGGCTTTCGTCGGCGTACGAACCACGCCATACGTTAACACCCTAGACACCAGAGAATCTTTCTTGAAAAATAAGATAACGGGAACGGTATACCAGCCACTCACAGATAAAATCATCGTCGCTGTAACAGCAAGCGTAGGAAGTATCATGGGGTCTCCACGGAGAAATATCCCTATGCCATACCGTTTCTATGGAGGTTCTGCCCACGCCCTACGAGGATACAAATACCATACCGTCAGCCCTTACGGCGAAAAAAACACTCCCATCGGTGGAAAGTCTATACTCGTCGGCAGCGTAGAAGCACGATACCGCGCAACAAAACAATTCGCCGTCGCAGCTTTCTACGACGTCGGTAATGTCTATGAATACTTCATCCCACAGCTCGACAAAAAAATCCTCCGCTCGTGGGGGCTAGGCCTGCGATACCATACCCCTATAGGCCCTTTCCGCTTCGACCTCGCCTTCCCGCTCGACAAAAGAGCCGACATCGACCACGCATACCAGTTCTACGTAACGCTAGGACACTCGTTCTAATGCGGCGTAGCCGCATCAGGAGTTCAGTGTTCGGAGTTCGGAGTTCGGAGTAGGAATCCGAAGCTCTACTCTGAACTATGAACTAAAAACTCTAAACTATGCGGCGTAGCCGCATTACAGTTATCAGTGAAAAAGCTCCGAACTTTTTTATAAAGCCTTTATTTTAATTCATTTTTCGGCTAGACATTTGAAACTATGCACTTTAGTGCAGAGATTAAGTTTTTGTTGCTAACTATCAAATTCAAATTTTAATTTGTTTCCTCTGGACGCAAATAGTTACAACACGTTAATATTTATGTAACAGTATATAAGGATATATATTATATGCGCATAACTGGAAATTTATTTGATTCTATAGGGTGGAAGCCTGATTTTGTTGCACTCGATGGTCAAAAAGAATATCCTTCTGTAATATTTCGAACATGTTTAATAGCATTAGCAACCTTCGCTTTGTTCGGTTCTATAAAATTAGCATCCTTATCGGCGACTATATGTTTTATATCACCCATGTTTGTGAAAACTTTTTATTATCTAACAAGCTATGAACATGAGGATACCGAAGATATTGAAGAAGCCGAAGGCTTTTTAAGTTCGGGACTTTCTCTTGTTGCAGCTTTTCTACAAGACAAAGCTGATGCATTTTCGCAATGGTGTCAGACCTGACCCCTTTATTTTCCAGGCTCCGAACTACCAACTCCGAACTATGAACTAATCATTGAGCATTGCTCAATGATTAAAACAGTTTGCCGTGGACCCATGAGATGCTTTTGATGGGGATTTTGGATTTTTCAAGTTCGGAAATAATATCCCTGGAGATTTTATCGGTGTTTCCGCGGTGGAAGATACGCAATGTAAGTTTTATCGTCTGCATATCGGCAGTATAGTCTTTGTTGATATCGACGAAAAGCACCGACGAAGACTTATACTTTGCTATGTCGATGATTTTCTTAGTATCGACATTGTTAGGGACCTTTATCGTCAGGGTTCTATATGATTCTTTCTTATACATCTTATCGAAATATCGCAGAACCGAGAGTGATAGTAGCGCTATAATCGTGGTACATATCGCCAAGGAAAAATACCCTGCTCCTGCCGCCATCCCTATAGCAGCGACTATCCAGAAACACGCCGCCGTCGTAAGTCCACGAACTGAGAAGCCTTCTTTCATTATTGCTCCTGCGCCGAGGAAACCGATACCAGTAACTATCTGTGCTGCGATGCGTCCTGGGTCTGTCGATGCTGCATTAGCGACCAACAGTGACATTATCATAAAAAGTCCCGATCCCAGGCCTACAAGAAGATGCGTACGCAGTCCTGCTGCTCTTC from Waddliaceae bacterium includes these protein-coding regions:
- a CDS encoding BamA/TamA family outer membrane protein, which translates into the protein RRNLEELGLFNFVTTTYKEENLSGGVLPMSVIVAEKPHRRISFGVGYSTYYEATAAFQWKHRNLHGRGEALAFSADVNNKQQKGSLSYRIPHFLKNNQDLLSVLTASQESTDGYDARTITMKSSIERRINERTTVSFGGGIDYVNTTKSDDDSPYLLANLPYSIKWHNYKDFMDPSSGAFVGVRTTPYVNTLDTRESFLKNKITGTVYQPLTDKIIVAVTASVGSIMGSPRRNIPMPYRFYGGSAHALRGYKYHTVSPYGEKNTPIGGKSILVGSVEARYRATKQFAVAAFYDVGNVYEYFIPQLDKKILRSWGLGLRYHTPIGPFRFDLAFPLDKRADIDHAYQFYVTLGHSF
- a CDS encoding MgtC/SapB family protein, which produces MEAFFSYEVIGLLGRLFLAAFLAAVIGLERDIHGRAAGLRTHLLVGLGSGLFMIMSLLVANAASTDPGRIAAQIVTGIGFLGAGAIMKEGFSVRGLTTAACFWIVAAIGMAAGAGYFSLAICTTIIALLSLSVLRYFDKMYKKESYRTLTIKVPNNVDTKKIIDIAKYKSSSVLFVDINKDYTADMQTIKLTLRIFHRGNTDKISRDIISELEKSKIPIKSISWVHGKLF